Genomic window (Streptomyces sp. NBC_01431):
GCCCGTGTAGAACGGGACCTCCTCGCGGACGTGCATGCGGGCCTCGGAGGCGCGCAGATGGCGCATGAGATCCACGATGCGGTAAAGCTCGTCGGCCTCGAAGGCGAGCAGCCACTCGTAGTCGCCGAGCGAGAACGAGGCGACCGTGTTGGCGCGGACGTCCGGGTAGCCGCGGGCCATCTTCCCGTGGTCGGCGAGCATGCGGCGACGGTCCTCGTCCGGCAGCAGGTACCAGTCGTAGGAGCGCACGAACGGGTACACCGACACGTAGTCGCGCGGGTTCTCGTCGGCGAGGAACGCCGGGATGTGCGCCTTGTTGAACTCGGCGGGCCGGTGCAGTGCCATGTTCGACCACACCGGTTCGAGCGCGCGGCCCAGCTTGGTGCGGCGGAACAGGTTGTAGGCGCCCTGGAGCTCGTCGGAGGTCTCCGCGTGCCACCAGATCATGATGTCGGCGTCGGCGCGCAGACCCGACAGGTCGTAGGTGCCGCGGACGGTGACGTCCTTGGCGGCGAGCTGGTCGAACAGCTCCTGGACCTCGTCGGCGTAACCGGCGCGATCCTCAGGAAGTACGTCGCGCAGCTTGAAGACAGACCACAGGGTGTAGCGGATGACCTCGTTGAGGTCCTTCGCCTTCTTCCCCGCGTTGGGAATCTTTTCCGGAGCAGCACTCATGTGGCTATTGTCCCGCGTCGCTCTGGGTGTTCTGCGCCAGGGTCGACGTGGCGATGATCTCGTCCGCGGCCCGCTGGGCGCTCGCGACGCACGCGGGGATGCCCACACCGTCGTACGCGGCCCCGCAGACCCGCAGGCCGGGCAGCTTGGCGAGCTCCGCGCGGACGCGGGCGACCTTGGCGAGGTGGCCCACCGGGTACTGCGGAAGTCCGCCGATCCAGCGGGTCACTTGGGTGGCGACGGGCCGCGCGGCGAGGCCGACGGCGTCGCCGAGGTCGCCGAGCGACACGTCGACGAGGTCGGCGTCGTCCCAGTCCAGGTGGCGCTCCTCGCCGTAGCGCCCGATCGAGGTGCGCAGCACGAAGAGGTCCGGGGAGCGGTCGGTGACCCACTGCCATTTGTACGAGGAGAACGTGGCGGCCTTGATGGTGCGGCCGTCGACCGGCGGCACCAGGAAGCCCGAGCGCTCGTCGAGCCCGGCCAGATCGCCGCGCCGGAAGGCGAGCGTGACCAGCGCCATCGAGGCGTACTCGATCTCGGAGAGCTCGGCGGCGGCGACCGGCGACTCGGCGGCGAGCAGCGCGGAGGAGGCCCAGGCGGGGGTGGACAGGACCACGCCGTCGGCGGCGAGCAGTTCGGTGTCGGTACGGATCTGCCAGCCTTCGGCGGTCCTGGTCAGATCGAGCACCGGGGTGTCCATGCGGATCTCGCCGCCCGCGGCCCGTACGGCGTCGGCGACCGCGCCCGGCAGGGTGCCGATGCCGCCGTCGAGGCCCGCGAAGACCGGCCCGGTCTGCTGCTTGGCGGCGGCCTTCGCCTGGATGTCCTGGACGCCGTCGAGGAGCGAGCCGTGGCTGCGGGCCGCCTCGAAGAGCTGGGGGACGGCGGCCCGCATCGAGATCTTGTAGGCGTCTCCGGCGTACACGCCGCCGAGCAGCGGCTCCACCAGGCGGTCGACGACCTCGCGGCCGACCCGCCGGGCGACGAACTCGCCGACGCCGATGTCCTCGCCGACCTCGGTCGGGGCGAGTTCGCGATCCTGCGCGATACGAGCCAGTCCCTCGGCGGACACGATGTCGTGCAGCGCGGCGGGGTCCGCGGGGACACCCATCACATGGCCCTTGGGCATCGGCCGCAGGGTGCCCCGCGTCCACAGCGAGGCGTTGGCGGTCGCGGGCGCCTGGATCCGGTCGCCGAGGCCGACGGCGCGGGCCAGCTCGACGCCCTCGGGGCGGCGGGCCAGCATCGACTCGGCGCCGAAGTCGACGGGCGCGCCCGCGATCTCCCCGGCGAGCAGCTTGCCGCCGAGCGTCGTGGTGGCTTCGAGCAGGGTCACGCGGGCGCCGGCCCCGAGCAGCCGGTGGGCCGCGGCGAGTCCGGAGACACCGCCGCCGACGACGACGATGTGCGGGGCGCTGGTGACGGCGTTTTCCATGCCCCCACTGTCTCAGACCGCCTCATCGCGGTGATCCGCGCCCACCTCCGAGTCCGCGAACGGGAATTCCCCGCTGCCCCGGTGCGTATCTTCCCCAGAAGGCACAACCCGAGTAGGGCTCAGCGGACTTCAGGGATGGAGGCACCCCCCATGGCGGCGGAGCGACTGGTGGTCATCGGCGGCGATGCGGCGGGCATGTCCGCCGCATCGCAGGCGCGCAGGCTCAAGGGCCCCGAGGAGCTGGAGATCGTGGCCTTCGAGCGATCGGGCTTCACCTCGTACTCGGCCTGCGGGATTCCGTACTGGGTGGGCGGCGACGTACCGGGTCACGAGGACCTGATCGCCCGCACCCCCGAGGAGCACCGGGCGCGCGGGATCGACCTGCGGATGCGTACGGAGGTGACGGAGCTGGACGTCGCCGGCCGCCGGGTGCGGGCCCGGGACCTGGAATCCGGCGCCGAGGCGTGGACGTCGTACGACAAGCTCGTGATCGCGACCGGGGCGAGCCCGGTGCGGCCCGCGCTGCCGGGGATCGACGCGCCGGGGGTGCACGGGGTGCACACCATCGACGACGGCGGGGCGCTGCTGGACAGTCTGGCCGCCGCCGGTGGCCGCCGCGCGGTGGTGGTGGGCGGCGGCTACATCGGCATCGAGATGGCGGAGGCGCTGCTCAGCCTGAACTTCGAGGTGACACTCCTGACCCGGGGCGCCGAGCCCATGCACTCGCTCGACCCGGACATGGGGCGCCTGGTCACTCGGGCGATGGAGGAGTCCGGGATCCGGGTGGTCACCGGCGCCGAGGTCACCAAGGTGCTGACCGCAGGGTCGGGGCGGGTGAGGGCGGTGGCGACGGAGTCGGCCGAGTATCCGGCGGACGTGGTGGTCCTCGGTCTGGGCGTGGCACCCAACACGGCCCTGGCCCGCGGGGCCGGTCTGCCGCTCGGCGAGTCGGGCGGTCTGCTCACGGACACCTCGATGCGGGTGCGCGGCCACGAGAACATCTGGGCGGGCGGCGACTGCGTGGAGGTCCTGGACCTGGTGTCGGGCCGCCTGCGTCACATCGCGCTCGGTACGCACGCCAACAAGCACGGCCAGGTCATCGGCTCCAACGCGGGCGGCGGCTATGCCACGTTCCCGGGTGTCGTCGGCACGGCCGTCACCAAGGTCTGCCAGACGGAGATCGCCCGCACCGGCCTGCTGGAGAGGGAGGCCCGCGCGGAGGGCCTCCAGTACATCACCGCCACCATCGAGTCGACCAACACCGCCGGGTACTACCCGGGCGCGGCCTCGATGGCGGTGAAGATGCTGGCCGAGCGGCGCACGGGGCGGCTGCTCGGGGTGCAGATCGTGGGCCGCGAAGGCGCGGCGAAGCGGATCGACGTGGCGGCCGTCGCCCTGACCGCCAGGATGACGGTGGACGAGCTCACCGCCCTGGACCTCGGGTACGCCCCGCCGTTCTCACCGGTGTGGGACCCGATCCTGGTGGCGGCGCGCAAGGCGGTGTCCGCCGTGCGGTGACGCTCCGCCCCGAACGCGGGCATTCGGCCGTGGGCCGCCGGTGGCCCATCGCGCGGTGCCCCGCGCCCCTTGGAGCGCGGGGACGCCTACCGCTCAGCGGGCGGTCTGCTCGTGGACGTACGCGACGAGCCGCGTCAGCGCGTCCGGGTCCATCGACGGCAGCACCCCGTGGCCCAGGTTGAAGACGTGGCCTTCGAGACCGGCGGCCGCGTCGAGCACCTCGCGGGTCTTGGCCTCGACGGCCGCGGTCGGGGCGAACAGGACCGCCGGGTCGAGGTTGCCCTGAAGCGCCTTGCCGGGACCGACCCGGCGGGCCGCCTCGTCCAGCGGGACGCGCCAGTCGACGCCGACGACGTCAGCGCCGGCCTCGCCCATCAGACCGAGCAGTTCGCCCGTGCCGACACCGAAGTGGATGCGGGGCACGCCGTAGGAGGCGACTGCGTCGAAGACCTTCGCGGAGGCGGGCAGCACCGAGCGCCGGTAGTCGGCGGGGGCGAGCGCGCCCACCCAGGAGTCGAAGAGCTGGACGGCCGAGGCGCCCGCCTCGATCTGGACCTTGAGGAAGGCGGCGGTGATGTCGGCGAGGCGGTCGAGCAGGTCGGCCCACAGCTCCGGGTCGCCGTACATCATGGCCTTGGTGTTCTCGTGGTTGCGGGACGGGCCGCCCTCCACGAGGTAGCTGGCGAGCGTGAAGGGGGCGCCCGCGAAGCCGATGAGCGGCGTCGAGCCGAGCTCGCCGGTCAGCATGCCGATCGCCTCGGTGACGTAGTGGACGTCCTCGGGGGTGAGATCGCGCAGCTGCGCCAGGTCGGCCCGGGTGCGGATCGGGGCGGCGACGACCGGGCCGACGCCCGGCTTGATGTCCAGGTCGACGCCGATGGCCTTGAGCGGGACCACGATGTCGCTGAAGTAGATCGCCGCGTCGACCTTGTGCCGGCGCACCGGCTGGAGCGTGATCTCCGTGACGAGCTCCGGCCGCATGCACGACTCCAGCATGCCGACGCCCTCGCGCACCTTGAGGTACTCCGGCAGCGAGCGCCCCGCCTGGCGCATGAACCAGACCGGCGTGTGCGGCACGGCTTCGCGCCTGCACGCCTTGAGGAACGCGGAATCGTGCGTCTTGCTGTTCGGCTGGCCCACAGGGCGGTCGTTGGCGCTCACGCCCAGAATCTTCGCATGTACCGGGAAGCGGCCGACCCGGGCCGGGTGTCCCTACCAGCGCCGGGCGCCCGTTCCGCCTAGTCTTCCCCGCATGGCTGCCGCTCAGGGACGAACTTCGGATGGCGCTGACGGCGTGGAAGCCGCGGACGGGAACACCGTTCCGTTCGCCTTCCGTCAGGCCGTCGACGCACTGCGGACGGCGCGGCTGCGCCCCGAGATCGAGGTGGACGAGACGCGCCCGCCGCAGCGCCTGGCTCCCCACGCCTACGCCGTGGAGGCGGCGGTCGTCGACGGCGAGGACGACCTGGCCGACGGGCGGCTCGTCCTGCTGCACGACCCCGCGGGGCACGACGCCTGGCAGGGCACCTTCCGCCTGGTCACCCTCGTACGGGCCGAGCTGGAACCGGAGATGGCGGCCGACCCGCTGCTGCCCGAGGTCTGCTGGTCGTGGCTGACCGGCGCCCTTGAGGCGCGCGGCCTGTCGTACGGGGAGGCGAGCGGCACCGTCACCCGCGCCGGTTCGCACTACTTCGGCGGGCTCGCCGAGCGGCTGCCGGCCACCCAGATCGAGATCCGGGCGTCCTGGACGCCGCGCGAGGGGCGCGCCGGGGTACCGGACACCGCGGGCCACCTCGCCGCCTGGTGCGATCTGCTGTGCCAGGTGGCGGGCCTGCCACCGGTTTCGGGACCGACCGAGGGGGGCAGCGGCGTGGTCACGCTGCCGCAGCGCCGCGACCCCCGCTGACGGTCCGTCGGACCGCGCACGCCCCCCTGCGGCCCCGCCCGTGGCGGGGCGCGGCGCGGCCGTGCGGGCCCCCCGCCCGGACGGGCGCGCCCGCTGGGCACTCGACGTTCGCTCACCCGTCCGAATTGCCCTAAATGTTTCTCACCAAATCGTGATCATTCTCTAAAGGCCGAGGGGTTTGATGCCGAAGAGGTTTGTGACCCTAACTGCACGGTTCGCCCCGGCTTCATCCCCGAGCCGGCTACGTCCCGCACCTTTCCAGGAGGCCTGGTGTCCGTTCTTCTTGAGCAGCCCGCAAGCCTGGTCGCCTACCGCCCGAACAAGCCGACGGCCATGGTCGTCGTTGCCGACCCCCGAGTCCGCTCCACCGTGACCCGTCACCTGTGGGCGCTCGGAGTACGTGACGTCATCGAGGCGTCGTCCATCGCGGAGGCCCGTCCCCGCGTCGGCAATCCGCGCGACATCTGCGTTGCCGACGTCCACCTGCCCGACGGTTCCGGGCTGACCCTGCTGTCCGAGACCCGCGCGGCGGGCTGGCCCAACGGCCTGGCCCTGTCCGCGGCCGATGACATCGGCGCCGTGCGCAACGCCCTCGCGGGCGGCGTGAAGGGCTATGTCGTCACCGGCACCCGCACCAACGTCGGGCACCCCAGCCGCCCCGGCGCCGCCCCCATCGGCGCCGCGGCCGCCCGTATGCACCGCCGCCCCCCGGGTGCCCCGAGCCACCCGGGCGGCTACCGCGAGCTCTCCGGCCGAGAGGTCGAGGTGCTCCGACTGGTCGCGGAAGGCCAGTCCAACAAGGCCATCGGCGTGTCGATGGGCCTGTCCGCACTGACCGTCAAGTCCCATCTCGCCCGGATCGCACGCAAGCTCGGCACGGGTGACCGCGCCGGGATGGTGGCCGTCGCGCTGCGTACCGGAATCATCCACTGACTGGTTTACGACCCCCGCGCGCCCGTCGACGGAACGTTCCGTCGACGGGCGCCGCGCATACACAGATACCCTTGACCGGTGACCGACGCCCATAAGACCGCAGCAGAGACAGCACTGCGAACCACCGGGGGCGCTCCCCCGGACGACGTCGACAAGGCGCCGATTCCCTTGCTGGAGCCCCGAGAGGGCATTCCGCCCGTCGTTGCCACCGACGAAGCGCTGGCCGAAGTGGTCGCCGCCTTCGCGGCCGGCACCGGCCCCGTCGCCGTGGACGCCGAGCGCGCGTCCGGCTACCGCTACGGGCAGCGCGCCTATCTGGTGCAGCTGCGCCGCGAGGGCGCGGGCACCGCCCTCGTCGACCCGGTCGGCTGTCCCGATCTCTCCACGCTCGGAGAGGTACTTTCGGACACCGAGTGGATCCTGCACGCCGCGACCCAGGACCTTCCTTGTCTGCGCGAAATAGGCATGGTTCCCTCCCGGCTCTTCGACACCGAGCTCGCCGGGCGACTCGCGGGCTTCCCGCGCGTCGGCCTCGGCGCGATGGTCGAGAGCGTGCTCGGGTACGCGCTGGAGAAGGGCCACTCGGCGGTCGACTGGTCGACCCGGCCGCTCCCCGAACCGTGGCTGCGCTACGCGGCGCTGGACGTGGAGCTGCTCGTCGACCTGCGCGACGCCCTGGAGGAGGAGCTCGACCGGCAGGGCAAGCTGGAGTGGGCCCGTGAGGAGTTCGACGCGATCGCCTCGGCGCCGCCCGCGCCGCCCCGTAAGGATCCCTGGCGCCGCACCTCGGGCATGCACAAGGTGCGCAGGCGCCGCCAGATGGCCGCCGTGCGGGAGCTGTGGACGGCCCGGGACCGGATCGCACAGCGGCGTGACGTCTCACCGGGCAAGGTGCTGAGCGACTCCGCGATCATCGAGGCCTCGCTCGCGCTCCCGGTCAACGTGAACGCGCTGACCGCCCTGCCCGGCTTCGGCCACCGCATGGGCCGGCGCCAGCTGGAGCAGTGGCAGGCCGCCGTCGACCGGGCGAAGGAGCTCTCGGACGCCGAACTGCCGCAGCCCGGCCAGCCGTTGCAGGGTCCGCCGCCGCCGCGGTCCTGGGCGGACAAGGACCCGGCCGCCGCGGCCCGGCTCTCGGCGGCCCGCGCCGCGGTCTCGGAACTCGCCGAGCAGCTGGGCATGCCGCAGGAGAACCTGATCACCCCGGACACCGTGCGCCGGGTCTGCTGGGAGCCGCCGGGCGATCGCTCGCAGGCCGCGGTGGCCGAAACCCTCGCCTCGTACGGGGCCAGGCGCTGGCAGATCGAGCAGGTGACGCCGCTGCTCGCGGCCGCGCTCACGGACACCCAGGCCAAATCCTGACCGGCTGAACTCACGGGCACCCAGGCCAAGCCCTGACCGGCTGAACTCACGGACACCCAGGCCAAGCCCTGACCGGTGAGCGAATCGGGCCCGCGGCGCGTCGACATGCCGCCGCGGGCCAAAATTCCCCAAGACCGGACCATTTCCAACAGCCTCAAACAGCTTTAGGCTGTGCGCCGCATCAGATTCTTTCAGTACTCCGCACTACGGAAGGAATGACATGCGCACGCCAACAAGACGCGCGGTTCTCGCGGTCACCACCGCGCTGGCTCTGGGCGCGGCCGCGCTCACGACCGCCGCGCCCGCCGCACAGGCCCGCCCGCACCCTCCTGCCGCCGCGACCCCCACCACCTCCCACACGGTTGGCCACGACGACCACGCCTTCACCATCGACGGCAAACCGCTGTCCATCTGGTCGGGCGAGTTCCACTACTGGCGGCTGCCCAGCCCCGACGCCTGGCGGGACGTCCTGCAGAAGATGAAGGCGGGCGGCTTCAACGCGGCCTCCATCTACTTCGACTGGGACTTCCACTCCCCCAAGCCGGGCGTGTACGACTTCACCGGCGTGCGGGACGTCGACAAGCTGCTCGACATCGCCCGCGAGGTGGGGATCTACGTCATCGCCCGCCCCGGCCCCTACATCAACGCCGAGACCGACGGCGGCGGCTTTCCCGGCTGGCTGGTCACCCAGCGGGGCAAGGCCCGTACCACCGCGCCCGACTATCTGGCGGCCGCCGACGAGTGGCTCTCGAAGATCGACCCGATCCTCGCCCGCCACCAGCTCACCAACGGCACCGGCACTGTCATCGCCTACCAGGTCGAGAACGAGTACTACCAGGACACCGCCGACGGCCACGCCTACATCAAGCACCTGGTCGACAAGGCGCACGCCGACGGCATCACGGTCCCGCTCACCGGCAACCACAACGGCGTGTTCGCCAAGGAACTCGACATCGACGGGAGCGACTCCTACCCGCAGGGCTTCAACTGCTCAAGCCCCGACGCCTGGCACGGGCTGCCCGATCTGTCCGGTGCGAAGAAGCCCGGCCAACCGCTGTTTCTGGCCGAATTCCAGGGCGGCTCCTTCGACCCGTGGGGCGGCCCCGGTTTCGACAAGTGCCGCCAGCTCACGAACGGCGACTTCGAGAAGGCCGCGTACGAGAACAACATCGCCTCGGGCGCCACCATGCAGAACTTCTACATGGCCTACGGCGGCACCTCCTGGGGCTGGCTGCCCTCGCCGGGCGCGGTCTACAGCTCCTACGACTACGGAGCTCCGATCCGCGAGGACCGGCAGCTGAGCGAGAAGTACCTGGTCGACAAGCGGCTCGGCTACCTCGTGCAGTCGGTGGCGCCGCTGACGAAGACGGAGAGCGTCACCCAGGGCGCGCCCGACAACACCTCCGTACTGCGCCGCGACCGGCGCAATCCCGACAACGGCACCGAATTCACCGTCGTCCGCCACAAGGACGTCAACAACAAGGCGAAGGACACCACGCACCTCGCGCTGGGCGGCTATCCGTCGGTGCCGCAGAAGCCCGGCACGGCGCTCACCGTCGACGGCCGGGATTCGAAGCTGCTGGTCTCCGACTACGCCATGGACCATCAGCAGTTGAGGTATTCGACGTCCGAGATCATGACGCACGGCACGTTCGGAGCGCGGGACGTGGCGCTGCTGTACGGGCGGCACGGCCAGGACGGCGAGACCGTACTGCGGTACGGTGCCCGGCCCGGAGTGAAGGTGCTCAGCGGGCAGGCGGAACAGACCTGGGACCCGGCGAGCGGCGATCTGCGCCTCAACTACAACCACAACGGCTTGACGCAGGTTCTCGTGACCCCCGCCGATGGTTCAACCCCCCTTCTTCTGCTACTTGCTGACGACGCGTCAGCAGACTCCTACTGGCGGCTCGACACTCCGCAGGGGCCGGTCCTGGCGAGCGGTCCCGAACTGCTGAGGACCGCCTCGTACGACCAGGGCGTACTGAAGCTCACCGGGGACACCGACAAGTCGGCCTCACTGCACGTCCT
Coding sequences:
- the hemQ gene encoding hydrogen peroxide-dependent heme synthase encodes the protein MSAAPEKIPNAGKKAKDLNEVIRYTLWSVFKLRDVLPEDRAGYADEVQELFDQLAAKDVTVRGTYDLSGLRADADIMIWWHAETSDELQGAYNLFRRTKLGRALEPVWSNMALHRPAEFNKAHIPAFLADENPRDYVSVYPFVRSYDWYLLPDEDRRRMLADHGKMARGYPDVRANTVASFSLGDYEWLLAFEADELYRIVDLMRHLRASEARMHVREEVPFYTGRRKSVADLVASLA
- the hemG gene encoding protoporphyrinogen oxidase, which translates into the protein MENAVTSAPHIVVVGGGVSGLAAAHRLLGAGARVTLLEATTTLGGKLLAGEIAGAPVDFGAESMLARRPEGVELARAVGLGDRIQAPATANASLWTRGTLRPMPKGHVMGVPADPAALHDIVSAEGLARIAQDRELAPTEVGEDIGVGEFVARRVGREVVDRLVEPLLGGVYAGDAYKISMRAAVPQLFEAARSHGSLLDGVQDIQAKAAAKQQTGPVFAGLDGGIGTLPGAVADAVRAAGGEIRMDTPVLDLTRTAEGWQIRTDTELLAADGVVLSTPAWASSALLAAESPVAAAELSEIEYASMALVTLAFRRGDLAGLDERSGFLVPPVDGRTIKAATFSSYKWQWVTDRSPDLFVLRTSIGRYGEERHLDWDDADLVDVSLGDLGDAVGLAARPVATQVTRWIGGLPQYPVGHLAKVARVRAELAKLPGLRVCGAAYDGVGIPACVASAQRAADEIIATSTLAQNTQSDAGQ
- a CDS encoding FAD-dependent oxidoreductase, which gives rise to MAAERLVVIGGDAAGMSAASQARRLKGPEELEIVAFERSGFTSYSACGIPYWVGGDVPGHEDLIARTPEEHRARGIDLRMRTEVTELDVAGRRVRARDLESGAEAWTSYDKLVIATGASPVRPALPGIDAPGVHGVHTIDDGGALLDSLAAAGGRRAVVVGGGYIGIEMAEALLSLNFEVTLLTRGAEPMHSLDPDMGRLVTRAMEESGIRVVTGAEVTKVLTAGSGRVRAVATESAEYPADVVVLGLGVAPNTALARGAGLPLGESGGLLTDTSMRVRGHENIWAGGDCVEVLDLVSGRLRHIALGTHANKHGQVIGSNAGGGYATFPGVVGTAVTKVCQTEIARTGLLEREARAEGLQYITATIESTNTAGYYPGAASMAVKMLAERRTGRLLGVQIVGREGAAKRIDVAAVALTARMTVDELTALDLGYAPPFSPVWDPILVAARKAVSAVR
- the hemE gene encoding uroporphyrinogen decarboxylase, producing the protein MSANDRPVGQPNSKTHDSAFLKACRREAVPHTPVWFMRQAGRSLPEYLKVREGVGMLESCMRPELVTEITLQPVRRHKVDAAIYFSDIVVPLKAIGVDLDIKPGVGPVVAAPIRTRADLAQLRDLTPEDVHYVTEAIGMLTGELGSTPLIGFAGAPFTLASYLVEGGPSRNHENTKAMMYGDPELWADLLDRLADITAAFLKVQIEAGASAVQLFDSWVGALAPADYRRSVLPASAKVFDAVASYGVPRIHFGVGTGELLGLMGEAGADVVGVDWRVPLDEAARRVGPGKALQGNLDPAVLFAPTAAVEAKTREVLDAAAGLEGHVFNLGHGVLPSMDPDALTRLVAYVHEQTAR
- a CDS encoding DUF3000 domain-containing protein, whose protein sequence is MAAAQGRTSDGADGVEAADGNTVPFAFRQAVDALRTARLRPEIEVDETRPPQRLAPHAYAVEAAVVDGEDDLADGRLVLLHDPAGHDAWQGTFRLVTLVRAELEPEMAADPLLPEVCWSWLTGALEARGLSYGEASGTVTRAGSHYFGGLAERLPATQIEIRASWTPREGRAGVPDTAGHLAAWCDLLCQVAGLPPVSGPTEGGSGVVTLPQRRDPR
- a CDS encoding helix-turn-helix transcriptional regulator, whose amino-acid sequence is MSVLLEQPASLVAYRPNKPTAMVVVADPRVRSTVTRHLWALGVRDVIEASSIAEARPRVGNPRDICVADVHLPDGSGLTLLSETRAAGWPNGLALSAADDIGAVRNALAGGVKGYVVTGTRTNVGHPSRPGAAPIGAAAARMHRRPPGAPSHPGGYRELSGREVEVLRLVAEGQSNKAIGVSMGLSALTVKSHLARIARKLGTGDRAGMVAVALRTGIIH
- a CDS encoding ribonuclease D, translating into MTDAHKTAAETALRTTGGAPPDDVDKAPIPLLEPREGIPPVVATDEALAEVVAAFAAGTGPVAVDAERASGYRYGQRAYLVQLRREGAGTALVDPVGCPDLSTLGEVLSDTEWILHAATQDLPCLREIGMVPSRLFDTELAGRLAGFPRVGLGAMVESVLGYALEKGHSAVDWSTRPLPEPWLRYAALDVELLVDLRDALEEELDRQGKLEWAREEFDAIASAPPAPPRKDPWRRTSGMHKVRRRRQMAAVRELWTARDRIAQRRDVSPGKVLSDSAIIEASLALPVNVNALTALPGFGHRMGRRQLEQWQAAVDRAKELSDAELPQPGQPLQGPPPPRSWADKDPAAAARLSAARAAVSELAEQLGMPQENLITPDTVRRVCWEPPGDRSQAAVAETLASYGARRWQIEQVTPLLAAALTDTQAKS